The window AGAGTTTttaagaacattttattttaagtcCAAGTTAAACTTTCAAGCCAAAATTCCACTTTCAATAAAGTCACAGAGACAATGCAGAAGAGCTATATGAAAGTcattgtgacaaataaaaaaaatacatatatatatatatatatattgctttTAATAATAAAGGTAAGCCCTTTGGTGAGTGACATGACAGTCAATCTATGCATCAGAAGATAATGTAGcatgaaagagaaataaattattGCTATGAATAATTTTCATTCCATGTGCGTACATTTTCGGGAAAGCAACAAATGTGAATATCAGTTTCACTGTGTACCTGTATATGTAAAGGTCCTGTGGTGTAGCCCTGGTTCCGTGACCTGAAAATAAAGCTACGTTGGAAAGGTTTCCTGTCTGAGCTTGATTGCATTTTGCTGGGTACAAAACCAGCCTAATTTCAATGGCTGTGGTGCTGAACATATTATTACAAACAAAACCACGAAGCTGTGTCTTTCCTGTTTAGGCTCCGTGAACGAAGCCGGTGACGACAGACATTTCCATTCATGTGTTTCTTAAATTCGAGACAGGCCTCTTTGTACCGCAACCCAAATCGATGGGCGACAGAATTGCCAGCCGCTTACCAACATACCAAGCAAGCCAAAGTCTCGATGCTGCGCAGGATACTCATTTTATGGGATTTACCCCGATTGTGTTCTctgcttacatttatctgacacttttctccaaagcaacttagcagtcataagctacttacaattattgcccatctatacagctgagtgatttcagtggagcaatATAGGACACTACAAGGGTAGCGCAGAttgaagggggatttgaacctgcaacctttggaaccaaaggcagctgctctgacTACTACGCTACTAGTTTTGTAATTATGTTTCATAGGCGAGTCCTTAACTTCAGAGCCCAGGTCCAGATCCAAGTTACCTGGGACTAAATTGGACTCTCATTCAGGAGCCCCTGCGAGGTGACTGAGGTGCGAGTCTAAAACAGTCTAgatttttaccttttaaaatgCTTACAGCAAGTTCCCAACCGTGAAATTAGGCCCCCAAAGACAGACTTCTTGAATAAACAGCTTTTCACTTGTGGTGTCTAATGTCTTGCTGAACAGGGTTTCTTATGGCATGTATCTGGtaactgttactgttattactgctgCACAGACAGGACGAACACGGTGCTTCTGCactccctctgtctgtctgttcgTTCGTCCTCCCTCAAAGTTGTGCTAAAAACTTGTCTACCACGCTAGTATTTTTCTATGGTAAACTcaattttttaccttttttgggGAATGTCTCACCTTTTCTGGTGTATATGTGCTGTACAGTGTGCCCTGTATTGTGTGTTATGTTGTCATGGTCCATATTGATAAgtcatctgccaaataaatatgTTACTAAAAAGTACTCAGCAccaaataaaagggaaaatattcAAGGTATTTttgtcaaagaaaataaatagttATGCCCCTTGCTCCataaaacttatttaaaagaatttttgcCTCACGCTaccctttttaaatttactgcaATATCATCAAAAtgtggtattttatttttcatcgtGTCCTAAGTATACATAGTATCGTGTCAGTGTACATTTCAGTGTCTTTCTATTATTTTACAGCAAAGAACATACTTATACATTCTGTCttatttttcagacaaaaaatTTTATTAGTAATCATATTTTCTAGattttttcataataatataCTGACAACGAACAGGTGGAGACAGGTACACTTGTGATTTTTTGGAATAACGCAGGGAATATAGAGCAGTAAAACATCCACGTAAACTTTTCATGAATAGAGACAGACGTATAACAGGGCTGGTTTATCCTTGAACGAATATTATACGTGTACTAACAAAGCGACACGGCACAACGTACAAACACATCACTGGATTCTGTGATTACAATAACCGAACAGGAGAAAATACGCACACGGGACAATGTGCGTTTACTGCGCTCGTTCGCTCGCTCACGGGTGGAATAAAGGGGAACAACTGAGAGCTGGGGAGTTCAACAGCACGGTCACGCAGAGAACCAAAGCAGCTATTTGGAGACGCTTCACAAGAGTAACGGTTGAAAACAGAGAGACGGAGGAGCGAGTTTGGGCTCGAAAGTTACCGCTGTGGTCATCCGAAGAAAAACGAATCCTCTCGACAGCCCCATCTCCGTCTTCAGCATCCCCACCTTCCTCGCTGGACCCGTTCGGCTTCCGCTCAGAGCTGGTTTGTCCGCTCAGCCGCTCGTTAAACCGGAGTCATCGACCATCGAGAGCTAAGCGACACAACGAGTGTCACGTTCGCACCCCTACCGTACACTTCCCTTACAAACACACCAACAACATCCTCTTGCCTTTGCACTTGAAAAATAAGTCTTTAGcgtttcttctctttcttgaTAAATTATTCCTGCACATTACACTGATTActaatctgttttctttctgctaaatatacaaaaaaactgtttacatttcaaatgaCGGCACAATAATTTATTGCACAGACACCTTAATGACACCTTTAGAAGCATCACTATCCTACGATGAGGTCTGGGATCCGCTGCTATGATATATACTAAACATTTGTGACGGTTCAGTTCCCTGAACAAATGAGGCTCTTCAGTAGAAATACTTTGGAGGAATGTACGCTGTGTGATGACGTGACCCGAAGGGACCGGAGGAGCACCAAACCCTAGTGGCACCTCAACGGCGGCTGAGATTAACAGAGCCCCCCTTCGTAGTCGTCCTCCTCTGCCGCAGCCTGGCTTCCTCCGGCACCCCCctgaggggcagcagggggcttcttcttcttgccaCCTCCCGGAACTTTCAAAGTCACCGCCAGCTTGGCATACTGTAAGGAAGGAGTCGGGGGTCAACGGTGACGGCAGCGAGCGCCAGGAGGGCCGACACCCTTTCCTCGACACCATCGGTGCGACTTCCCGCCAAATAAATAAAGCGTCGACTGAAACTCGCTACACGGGCACATAAAAGGTGGTGGAGCGAAAGAACAGAGAGAGACGCTGGACGTCCCATCGCACAACGCGTGCGTGTTTGCGATGCAGCCGCGCGGTGAGAGCGTCTCACGGATTCTCACGGTTACCAGAGCCGTTGCACGCGAACGCCCTTCGGTTCACTTACGTCGTTGTCCATGTACTTGAGAAGCGGCGAGTTACACACGCGGTTCACGACGTCTTCGTCTTGCTCGTCGTatccctgcagcagctgctccatagCAGCGCAGTCTTCACTCCCGCTGAATCCTGggatactgggggggggggagagcggTCAGTTGGCAGCCCTTTCAATGAGCGCGACGCAAAAGGTCACATATAAAACCGCACGCGTCAAACCTGTAACTCTCCCGGACGCATTTCTCTGCCGCAACAAAGTCGCTCCTGTGAAGATGCACCAGGACTTGAGCGATAGTTTTCTGAAGGAAAGAACAGGAAGACAAGTAGCGCAGAGCGTCGTCCTTAATGAGCAGAGGAGCAAAGCGCTGCTAAGTCCACGCGTTCACGACACAGCAGCCGCTGCCGAAACTGGGAGTGACACTACAGTGACCCGCAACTCATGCTAACATCACACTAAAAGCGCTTTTGTTAACTGGGCATTTAAAGAACTCTTTGCTGGAATTGTACCTTAAAGCAGGTGGGATAGTTTTCTATTTCTTTATACATGTTCTTCTCCTTCTGAATTGACGCCGCCGCTTCATCGAGCCTTTCAGACACAAACCGAAACAGGGAACCAGGGTGGGTCGCACCGTACTTCAGCGTCAAGAGCCACGAATGAGGTTCGGGTGAAACGAGGTCACGAGGTCAAACTTACCTGCGGAGCCTGACCAGGAGCCTGGAGGCCTTCCCCAGAAGCTCCACCGCCTGGCGCAGCCGGTCCTCGTTCTGCACCCACGGAGCTCAAGTCAACGTAACGTAACGTatgtaatgtgaatgtttaaatgtatctcacaaaaaattgtaaaaatagtAAGAATACTacaaaggtgatcaggaatcgtcgatattctgatggTTTTTTGCAGCTCCTCGTGTGACGGACATcggtggaaggaaacaaactgcacttcagaatcacacgtctgcatctaagtgtctcttcctgctactgtattgaacacactgtattttctatgagatgtttgtggCTTTTGAGagaagcgtctgataaatgaatccATGTgcatgtaaatgtcaaaaagtatccacagTCAAAAAAGGAACCTGTGTCCAAAAAGCATGAGGATTGCTGAGCATCGTACCAGTAACGCAAACAAACGCACCCTAAGCCCACAGATAATGAAGTTACAACGTGGAAATGACCTTCTGAGACCCTCCCGTTGGTTCTTTTTCAGTGTATCTCCCAAAGTGGACACCGTACAATGTTGAGTCCTAACGTAAACTTTTAATCGCTACCACCCGTTTGGCACTGGCGCTTGGGCTACTTTCTGTACattccagaaaaaataaagaaaaaaatacagaaacaacttttttttctggctcTCGGGAGGAGAAATATGAGTGGAGGGTAACGATGAGTGAAGGCGACGCTCCACCAGCTGTGGTCGCCGAACGCTGAGCTCACCTCAAAGACAGACGCCGCCTTCTGATAGAGGTCCACGGCCTTTTCCACGCTCACGGGTTCTATGAGCCTTCGAAAGAACTCAGAGTGTGAGTGGAGCCTTTCTCATCCGCACCCTTTCGCACCTTTCGCACCTTTCGCACGGCACACTTACTTCCCGGCGCGGTCGAGGGCCATCGCCGCAGTGTCCGGGGTCCCGTTCTCCACGTACATCATGCTGGCTTTCTCGATGTACTGGATCGCCTCCCCCATGCGCTTCATGTCCTGCCGAAAGGCCGTCGTGAAACACCGTCGGCTCGTTCGGTCGGTAAAACCGTGCACAGTTCCCATGCAATCGCGGCCGCACGCTGAGCGTAAGGGAACGTTTTGTACCCAGAAGGGGCAGCGCCCACAATGCCAACTGGAACGTACCTTCATCATCATACCTGCCTGCTCGAGGGCTCTGCGAAGGAAAAGAGTGCCTTAAAAAGAGGAAGCGCAACCCGGCGTAGAGCAAAGTGGTGAAAAATGGGACGGAAGACTTACTTTGCAGCGTGGAAGAGACTGTGGGAGCCGTTAAGTACATAAAGAGAAGAGCTTATGGCATTTCTAATGTGGACGACGAACGACCCGCCAGGCGTCAGCGAACAGGCGTGGCGTCACGGCGCATCTCGTGGGCCGTCGCCGAAGAGCTACGAGGACTTTGAGAGAACGTTGCGCTAATGACGCCGATACTGCGGACGAGGTCCCGCCGCACCTCCCCGAGGCCCGAGGACGGCGACCCACGGGGGCTCCGGGGAGCCGCCGCCCACACGAAAGGATACGCTTTGTTCTCCGTGTGGTACTCGGCCTCCTTCACGTAGGCGTCCTTCGCCTGCTCAAACTGCTTGGCGTTTTTGAACGCGACCGCTGGCGGAGAGAGGGTCGCAACCgtggagagagacaagggagAGGAGTCACTAAGCGCTCGAATCTGTGATGGGGGGGAGGTTCACACCCCCTGAGACACATGAGGGCCAGGAGAGTCATAACCACTGAAACCGTACAAAACCTGCACGGGTAACACAAGCAAGAGACCAGTGGGGAGGATCGACTCTAAAAATATGTGTGAAGTAAAAAGTTGAACAATTAAAGTCGGTCCGATGGAAGAAAAGACATAAAAAGTAAACGACTTTTCCGAAAAACTCCTCACGGCTGCAGTGTGACACATGGCTGGAGTAACGTAACGCTGCACTTTACCGTAGTAGCAGTGGCGTAGCGCGGTACTTACCTGCCTTTGCGTACTCTGAGGCCGCGCTGTCGTAGTCCGGCTTCCACTTGGTGAAGCTGGTCTTTAAACTGCGGCAAAAAGGTGAAACAAGGTAGCTGAAACTGTACTAATGTGGCCCGTGGACGGAAGTCGACCGTACGTCACTGGTTTCGTTCCCGCGGCTGTTGCCTTCATCGAGGGCAGCGTCACATTTCTAGATCTTTCTGTGGGGAACTTCATTCACAGTACCGTTCCTCATCAGGGTACAACAGAGCAGGGTAACTCACTTACGAGGAACTGTTGAAAACATGATAAATCTTTTCTCCGTGAAAAGCACAGGTCACGTGGGACAGGTAGCAGTTTGGGGCAGACCgctaacctgaaggttgtaggttcgaacCCCACACTCTACCCACGCTTTCTAAGAGCAGTCGGCAGCATATCGGTTAGTACTGCAGCCTTttgacctgaaggtcacaggtttgaatcccacctctggctataggacccttgggcaaggtacttaccctgaattaccccagtaaagttacacagctgtataagtaggtaaataattaagtcccttcggagaaaagcttcaCATAACTAGAAACATTCTGTCCTCAATAATAATATTCTAGGAGATAAACGTGGCATTTACCCCAGAAGTCACGGAAATATCTTCAATAAATAAGATGCTAAGCAACCGACGGCAGCACAGTATTACCATAGTAAAGAGCAACTAAATTCAATGTCAGGCATGAACATCAGTATTAATTGTCTGAATATTAAACGTGAGAATGTAATAAATCATGTCCATGTGTAGCTCGGCCACATGAATAAAAACGGAATTATGGGACGTCTAAAAAACACGGTGCgtcactaataataataataaataataaaggtcATATATACGGCTGAGTGTATGATCGCACCGAGCTCAGTCGATGGAACGATAAAATACGACACATACAATCAATTCGTCCTACCTCAtacataatattatataatatatgctagatatagatatatgtatataaaatagaGGTCGGGGACGCGCACCATTTCTCCGCTTTGGCGATGTGCTCGTGAGCTTCGTTTATTTTCTGCGCGGCCATCATGTCCGCAGTCTTCGGACCGTCTTTTACCCGGTTTTACACGGCTCGCCGGGCTCTTACGGCGGATTAGCGAGGACGGAAGCCGAGAGGCGAAGCGCTGCTCCGGTTCCCCCCCATCCTCTCGGTCCCCCCATGGAGAGTTAAGGGAAAAGACACAGCTTTCTGGTTTTATTTGTAAGCAAAATATGTGCCGTTTCTCGAATGAATCTTTTCCAGTTAGGGTTTGGTAATTAAAGGGGGAGGTGAGAAATTAAAGACAATTTTATTATCGCACCGAAAACATGAGGAGTTCAAGAAGTTTGCCGTTTTGTACTCTGGAAGCCGGTGTCTGTCTGGTGCCCAAAAAATAAGAAGTAAAGACAAGAGAAGGTGAGGAGGAGCGAATATAAGCCTCTTTAAAGTTTAGTTCCCGTCGTCACTTTTAGGGGCAGTTTCTCAGGCCAAGTTCTGGAACGTTCTCGCATCAGAGACGGTTGGTTCCCCTTCTATCCCTCACTCGTGTTTGTTTCGCATCACTTCGCGCTCAGAACACACGTCCTCATTATCACACCGTAGTGGCGAGAGCGGTCataggttcgagtcccacctccaagTGACGTGCCCTGAGCGCAGTACTGACTCTAAATTCAAATTGCTCAGTAAAATctcccagttgtgtaaatgaataGATAACTGACATTCACTGCCGTCATTTTTCCGCGAGATCTACGTCGTTTcggagaaaaatgaatgaatgaatgaatgaaaagcgtcagataaatgtacaatGAGTCGAGTGACGCCGCTGACGCGCTTCGCTCAGCGTGTCACAAACACACCGCTTCTTCCACGCCGCGCGGCAGTAACTGTGGAAACTGTTCGGTCCGAACTCTTCTTCCAGATGGACTGACTGCGGACTTGTGGGATTTGTAGTTTTCCCGGGGAACGGGAAGGAACCGGATGAGACGCCACGCGCGCCGCTTTCCTCTTCCCACCGCAGGACAACAACCGGAGCGAGGAAAAACTTCGGCGAACTGGTCGGGACGAGCAAAGTTGTTGTGACCGCCGACGGCTCACCGAGCGCCCCGTTCCCAAGGCCCGCCGGAGAGGAGCCCGATGCGGACGGGCTCGTCATGGACCCGAGGTTGAACATGCAGCAGCAGCGACGGGCCGCCGCCGCCGGAGGCTCCCCGGCTCTCACGGGCGCGCAGTCCCGCCGCAGGAAGCTGCCGCCGCGGCCCGCCGACTACAAGGTGCAGGTGATCATCATTGGCTCGCGCGGCGTCGGCAAGACGAGCCTCATGGAGCGGTTCACGGACGACACCTTCTGTGAGGCGTGCAAGTCCACCGTGGGTAAGAAGAGTCGGACTCCTGGCGTGgcgtggggggaaaaaaaaaagtgaggcGCCCAACCCGCCTCTGCGCTACCTACCGCTGCTCTCACGGGACGCACGCGCGAGACCCGATTGTTACTTCGCGTGACGTCACTGCGGCTGGTAACAGCGCTACTGACAGTGGTGCTGAGCTCGCGacccactgctgctgtaccttcAGTATTTCTAACTTCAGCAAGTGGAGCTCTGGTTTCTGTAGGCTgttcaggaacacacacactgtgaacgAAAAAGTTCTTGGTGATCAACCACGTCTCGGTGGAAAAAATGACAACGAACGTGTGTGAGAAACACCTGCCAGGCTGTAATAATATCATATGTGTCGGACGTATTAATGCGACAGGTGAGCAGGTGTGTGTTGCAGCAGGTGAACAGTGTGTACCCTGCAGATGGTGATGTTTACTGCTCCTCACCAACCCAGGGAGGAGTGTGCAGCAAGAggagggtcacacccaggaGACCCTGGAGGTGATGGCAGGAGACCGGAGGGCAGCCacacaccacacccccccacacacaccagacACACCACACAGAATTCCATCGAGCCACAGATGGGAATCATGGGAGCTGCAACACCGTGTCCTGCTGTCACTGGGCTCCAGCAGACATGGAGCTGAGCTGCCACCTTCGGCCTGAGTCACAAACAGCTTCTTGGaaaatatatctgtgtgtgtgtgtgtgtgtgtgtgtgtgtgtgtccatgtcctTATTGCCCACAAGAACATACTCCTCATAGGCACTGTGGGGAACAAcagttgtatttattcatttagctcatgctcttatccagagtaacttacaatgtaaagctactttacattttttaaccatttgtttttactagagcaatttagagttagtACTCTGATTGAgccgggattcaaacctgggtcttttaaAAGCAAGTGGACAGCTCTAAttactgcgccacctgctgccccactccTAGCTCGGCAGCCTCACCGGGTCTGAATAGACCCCCGCTGTGGACCTGCTACGCGGCCCCATCATTTCACCCATTCAGACACGCAGTCTGTCCCAAAATAGCCTGTGtgtggacagctggtggcgGCCGTCCGCGTGTTTCGCATGGCgtcattttatgtgttttgatcTCGGTGCTTCACGCTCATTTTGAGTCCTTTTCCCGCCACTTTTCTTTACGACAATAATAACGCAACAAACTGCAGCTTTCGAGGGTTCGCTGTTGCTCTCTGTTTATGTTCTTGACTTTTTTGTCACAGTTTCTTTAAGGCTCGGTGCTGGATCTCTCCGGTACTGGCtctttctccatgtgtctgtccTCGTGTTACACTTGGCTCAGCTGTAAACTGTCAGAACACTCTGCCCATGAATAGTACAGTTTCCGTATCACCGTGTGTGACGCATCTTTTTTCCCGCACTCTTTACTAATACATCTGAAACTAAGAAACCGGAGCAGGATcccagagagagaaaaagacgCTTCCGGAAACATTTGTGCAGCGACACCTTGCCTCTCTTTGCTGGCGCTTCTATGTATAGCAAAGTGTGGCACAGTTTCCAATTTCATTTGCTCTGTTAAATATAAGACAGGAGCGCTGTACTTTTCCAGGGTTACCTTTGAGTTGTCCTTTGTTGTTTACATTATGATGCACATTATGGAGTCTGATAGAAATGCTATCAGTCCATTTCGTAACAATATTTGTGTCTCCCGTCAGGAAGGCTCCCTGTTTCTCTCGTCTGTGGAACTAATATGGTTTATTTTGCACATGTTGCGATGCATATGAACACGTCATTAGTGGTGTAACCAGGGGTCACGAGGTGTTTCGGGGATTTCGCTCTCACACTCCCTTATCCAGGCAACCCTACCCGGGTTCATCAAGCCCCGGCCTGTGCCTAGGTAGGGCTACCTTGAACCCAAGGCTCACCTCCCCTGATCTGCAGTCGCCTAAATGCCTTCTCTGCAGCATCAGTAACGCCTTTCATGACCTCCCTCTCCCGGCTGCCTGTGATGCCCAACATACTGTAGACCCCCTGCAGCCTGTTCCGATGGGCACGCGCCTTGCTTTCCAGCCTTCTGAGCAGCACTGCTCGACCCCCCTGTCTTCGTTTGCCTCTCCCATCCCGCCTTCCCACAGAACTGTAAGATACAATGTGAATACAGCTGAACTGAAGtgaatataatttataatttgatTTTTCATCAGCAGAAACTCGTGACTCTGATCACAGGGCATTATGTGGACCTGCTGATTTTTGTTCTGCTATATTTTGTTTGAATATTTGAATGGTTGTGCCTTTTTGGGGAAAGATGTGAGTGGAAAGTGTCACTCAGCATTTGCGGTCCTtcctcaacccccccccccgttcgtGTCTCCTACAGGTGTTGacttcaaaattaaaactgtcGAGCTGAGAGGGAAGAAGATTCGGCTGCAGATCTGGTAAGTCCTCGCCGCACAACCACTGTCTGAATCCCCCATGAGCTGCACTAACCGCACTGCCTGTCATTAACACCACATCTCCAATGGCCCCTTCGCCCATCCGCCCGCCTTATGTGGGcatttcctgtttgtttctCGTGTTCCTGAGGGTTCCCCCCCTCGGCGTGGAGGGAGCCACAGGAAGTGGCATCAGCGCAGTCGCCATGTGGATGTCTCCGCTGGGCAGGACCCGTTCCCGGAGGTCAGGGCGCAGTGACTGTACGCTGCACTGCTGAAAACTGTTCTGCGTTACAGAAAGGGGAttaattcactttaa of the Scleropages formosus chromosome 7, fSclFor1.1, whole genome shotgun sequence genome contains:
- the napgb gene encoding N-ethylmaleimide-sensitive factor attachment protein, gamma b isoform X2, whose product is MMAAQKINEAHEHIAKAEKCLKTSFTKWKPDYDSAASEYAKAAVAFKNAKQFEQAKDAYVKEAEYHTENKALFHAAKALEQAGMMMKDMKRMGEAIQYIEKASMMYVENGTPDTAAMALDRAGKLIEPVSVEKAVDLYQKAASVFEKTIAQVLVHLHRSDFVAAEKCVRESYSIPGFSGSEDCAAMEQLLQGYDEQDEDVVNRVCNSPLLKYMDNDYAKLAVTLKVPGGGKKKKPPAAPQGGAGGSQAAAEEDDYEGGLC
- the napgb gene encoding N-ethylmaleimide-sensitive factor attachment protein, gamma b isoform X1, whose amino-acid sequence is MMAAQKINEAHEHIAKAEKCLKTSFTKWKPDYDSAASEYAKAAVAFKNAKQFEQAKDAYVKEAEYHTENKALFHAAKALEQAGMMMKDMKRMGEAIQYIEKASMMYVENGTPDTAAMALDRAGKLIEPVSVEKAVDLYQKAASVFENEDRLRQAVELLGKASRLLVRLRRLDEAAASIQKEKNMYKEIENYPTCFKKTIAQVLVHLHRSDFVAAEKCVRESYSIPGFSGSEDCAAMEQLLQGYDEQDEDVVNRVCNSPLLKYMDNDYAKLAVTLKVPGGGKKKKPPAAPQGGAGGSQAAAEEDDYEGGLC